In Nicotiana tabacum cultivar K326 chromosome 19, ASM71507v2, whole genome shotgun sequence, one DNA window encodes the following:
- the LOC107794007 gene encoding putative pectinesterase 53, producing the protein MASAALILLLLLVVQLPYSRSLSLQSSSPLENQEKDNVGKLEEWISLNVKHYNRKRAASLKWMQESVRNRKQQVPASSLDPKLRNAEMNKMIISVSQDGSGNFKTIKEALASIPVYNKRRVILDIKHGVYWEKINIPRSLPFVTFRGDSSDPPRITGNDTAAAAGTDGRPLKTFQSATVSVDADYFVATNVIFENTAAHVVGSVGEQAVALRISGNKAAFYDCSFYGSQDTLYDHKGLHYFNNCFIQGSVDFIFGYGRSLYENCHLNSVAKKVASLTAQKRTNSSILSGFSFKNSTITGTGSVYLGRAWGDYSRVIFSYTYMDKIVLPLGWSDWGKTSRDSRVYYGEYRCSGPGANMTGRVPWARILTDEEATPFIGTYYIDGNSWLIHP; encoded by the exons ATGGCATCAGCTGCACTTATTCTGTTGCTTCTCCTTGTCGTGCAATTGCCATATTCGAGAAGCTTGTCTTTACAAAGCAGTAGCCCACttgaaaatcaagaaaaagacaATGTTGGGAAGTTAGAGGAATGGATATCTTTGAATGTGAAGCACTACAACAGAAAGAGAGCAGCAAGTTTGAAATGGATGCAAGAATCAGTCAGAAACAGAAAACAACAAGTTCCAGCTAGTAGCCTGGATCCAAAGCTTAGAAATGCGGAGATGAACAAAATGATAATCAGTGTGAGTCAAGACGGAAGTGGCAACTTTAAGACTATTAAAGAAGCTCTTGCTAGCATTCCTGTTTATAACAAGCGTCGGGTCATATTGGACATCAAACATGGAGTTTATTG GGAAAAGATTAACATTCCAAGAAGTTTGCCATTTGTGACATTTCGGGGGGATAGTAGCGATCCGCCGAGGATCACAGGCAATGACACAGCTGCGGCTGCTGGAACCGACGGCAGGCCATTGAAGACATTCCAAAGCGCTACTGTTTCTGTGGATGCTGATTATTTTGTGGCCACTAACGTCATTTTTGAG AATACAGCAGCACATGTGGTAGGGTCGGTGGGAGAACAAGCAGTGGCACTGAGAATATCGGGGAACAAGGCAGCATTTTACGACTGCAGTTTCTACGGAAGTCAAGACACCCTTTACGATCACAAGGGACTTCACTATTTCAATAATTGCTTCATCCAAGGCTCTGTTGATTTCATCTTCGGCTATGGCAGATCCCTCTATGAG AACTGCCACTTGAACTCGGTGGCAAAGAAAGTAGCGTCCCTGACAGCCCAAAAGCGAACAAATTCGTCAATATTAAGTGGATTCTCGTTCAAGAACAGCACCATAACAGGGACAGGTTCGGTTTATTTGGGAAGAGCCTGGGGTGATTATTCCAGAGTAATATTTTCTTACACTTACATGGACAAGATTGTTCTTCCCCTAGGATGGAGCGATTGGGGCAAAACAAGTCGAGACTC GAGAGTTTACTACGGGGAGTACAGGTGCAGTGGACCAGGAGCCAACATGACAGGAAGAGTGCCGTGGGCACGAATACTCACCGATGAAGAGGCCACGCCTTTTATTGGCACCTATTATATTGATGGCAATTCTTGGCTCATACATCCCTAG
- the LOC107794008 gene encoding gibberellin 2-beta-dioxygenase 2, with amino-acid sequence MVVATPNTLRRGNKKPTPFGIPTIDLSEEKSKASEMIVKACEDYGFFKVTNHGVHKKVIARMEREAVDFFSRPVSQKRRAGPATPFGYGCKNIGFNGDKGDLEYILLEANPLSLSQRSKTISKDPYTFSCVANDYVSAVKNLACDILELVAEGLRIQDKSIFSKLISDSQNDSCFRINHYPPLTAPNHQQEFNHNWDPSPVEEDRRLHISPLPTVGSKSRIGFGEHTDPQILTILRSNDVNGLQICSHDGFWIPVPPDPNEFFVFVGDSFQALTNGRFTSVRHRVVAMNSWKTRMSMMYFAAPALDAWISAPPQIKNKSIIPTNNSNIYRPFTWGQFKQIVYSLRLADSRLDHFKNHTQ; translated from the exons atggtagTGGCGACTCCAAATACACTGAGGCGTGGTAACAAAAAACCCACACCTTTCGGGATTCCAACAATTGATTTGTCTGAGGAGAAGTCCAAGGCGTCTGAGATGATAGTGAAAGCATGCGAAGATTACGGTTTTTTCAAGGTAACAAACCACGGTGTTCACAAGAAGGTAATTGCAAGAATGGAAAGGGAAGCCGTGGACTTCTTTTCACGTCCGGTTTCTCAGAAGCGACGTGCTGGACCTGCAACTCCGTTTGGATATGGTTGCAAAAATATTGGCTTCAATGGCGATAAAGGTGATCTCGAGTATATTCTCTTGGAAGCCAATCCTCTTTCGCTTTCTCAACGCTCCAAAACCATCTCTAAAGACCCTTATACCTTCAG CTGCGTGGCAAACGATTACGTAAGTGCAGTTAAGAATCTGGCTTGCGACATTCTTGAATTGGTGGCGGAAGGTTTAAGGATCCAAGACAAGTCTATTTTTAGCAAACTCATAAGTGATTCCCAGAATGACTCTTGCTTCAGGATCAATCACTATccaccactcactgcacctaatCATCAACAAGAATTCAATCATAATTGGGACCCATCACCAGTAGAAGAAGATCGACGACTCCACATCTCTCCTCTCCCTACCGTTGGATCAAAATCAAGAATTGGATTTGGAGAGCATACTGACCCTCAGATATTGACCATCCTTCGATCAAATGACGTTAATGGCCTTCAAATCTGTTCCCATGACGGTTTCTGGATCCCCGTTCCTCCGGACCCCAATGAGTTCTTTGTTTTCGTCGGGGACTCCTTTCAG GCTTTGACGAATGGAAGATTTACAAGCGTGAGGCATAGGGTGGTGGCGATGAATTCATGGAAGACGAGAATGTCAATGATGTATTTTGCGGCTCCTGCACTTGACGCTTGGATAAGTGCTCCTCCTCAAATCAAGAATAAGAGTATTATCCCTACAAATAATAGTAATATCTACAGGCCTTTCACGTGGGGTCAGTTCAAACAGATTGTATATTCCTTGCGTCTTGCTGATAGTCGTCTCGATCATTTCAAGAATCACACCCAATGA